CCCTCGGCCGCCAGGGCCGAACCGAAGACATCACCCACGAAGCGTGAGTAGGCGGCCCAGTTTGTGCCGAACTGAAACTCCATGACGATCCCGGTGGCGACTCCGATCGCAAAATTGAGGGCGAAGATCCGGGTCCAGAACCGGGCCGCGGTCTCGAAGAGCGGATTCCCGGTCCACAGATGTTGGGCCTCCAGGTACACCAGGACCACGCTCATGCCGATGGCCAATGGCGGAAAGATGTAGTGGAAGGCAATCGTGAGGGCGAACTGCAGACGAGAGAGAAGGACAACATCCATCGGGCGCACACCCTTCCGGTCAGGAGACCTCGAAATCTCTCCGGTTTCGGAAATGCATAGTACCGCGAAATCTGCCGCACAGCTCACGGAATCTCAAAAAGAAGCAACCATGTGCCGGTACCGCGGCCGATCCCCGTTTGCACCACCCGTGAGTTCGAGCTACTGTTGCCGCCATGAAAAACGCATGCTTGTTCGCCGTATTCGCCCTTCTCGTCGCCACCTGTGGATTCACCCAGGATCCCGCAACTCCGTCCGACGTCGCCGCACCCCCGGGCGACGCCGCCTGCACAGACGACGGTCTTTGTTCGAAAGTGCTGACCGCCGGCACCGGGACCGAACACCCCGACGCCTGGGACAAGGTCACCGTCCACTACTCCGGCTGGACGACCGACGGCAAGCTCTTCGATTCGTCATTGAAACGGGGTAAGCCCTCGTCCTTTCCGCTCAACCGTGTGATACCCGGTTGGACCAAGGGACTCCAGCTCATGGTCGTCGGCGAGAAAAGGCGCTTCTGGATACCGACCGAACTCGCCTACAACAACCGTCCGGGCCGCCCGGCCGGCATGCTCGTCTTCGATGTCGAGCTGTTGGGGATCGAGGACCAGCCCGAGCCGCCGCCCCCGCCCGAAGTACCAAAGGACGTGGCCGCACCACCGGCCGACGCCGAAACGACAGATAGCGGATTGGCGACCAAGGTCCTCAGACCCGGCGCCGGAGCCACCCATCCCGCCAAGGGATCGACGGTGACGGTTCACTACTCCGGCTGGACGACTGACGGGAAGCTGTTCGATTCGTCGATCATGCGCGGGCAACCGGCGACCTTCCCCCTCAACCAGGTCATCCCCGGCTGGACCGAAGGCGTACAGCTGATGGTCGTGGGTGAGAAGCGTCGGTTCTGGATCCCTGAAAAGCTCGCCTACAAGGGCGCGCCGGGCGCTCCCAAGGGC
This portion of the Acidobacteriota bacterium genome encodes:
- a CDS encoding FKBP-type peptidyl-prolyl cis-trans isomerase, which encodes MKNACLFAVFALLVATCGFTQDPATPSDVAAPPGDAACTDDGLCSKVLTAGTGTEHPDAWDKVTVHYSGWTTDGKLFDSSLKRGKPSSFPLNRVIPGWTKGLQLMVVGEKRRFWIPTELAYNNRPGRPAGMLVFDVELLGIEDQPEPPPPPEVPKDVAAPPADAETTDSGLATKVLRPGAGATHPAKGSTVTVHYSGWTTDGKLFDSSIMRGQPATFPLNQVIPGWTEGVQLMVVGEKRRFWIPEKLAYKGAPGAPKGMLVFDVELLEIK
- a CDS encoding cytochrome ubiquinol oxidase subunit I; its protein translation is MDVVLLSRLQFALTIAFHYIFPPLAIGMSVVLVYLEAQHLWTGNPLFETAARFWTRIFALNFAIGVATGIVMEFQFGTNWAAYSRFVGDVFGSALAAEG